The Carnobacterium divergens nucleotide sequence GATGATATGATGGACATTCAAGGGAAATATAAAGCAGCTGCAGGAAATGTTGAGCAAATTCAAATGCAAGGTACCGGAGAAATGATTAATGGTGTTTCATACCAAATTATAGCACCAGAAGAGTTACAAAAAATTTCTGAGAATTTAAAAATACAATTAGGCTTGTAAAAATAGAAAGCAAACAAACGAGTTACAGGTTTGTTTGCTTTTTGTTTTATGTTACAATTATTTTAGTTATTTAGTTAATAGAAAATATACTTAAAAGGAAATGAATTTATGAAGAAAATAAAAGTAATGACGATATTTGGAACGAGACCAGAAGCTATTAAGATGGCTCCATTAGTTTTAGAATTAGAGCGTCAAAGTGATCGATTCGAATCAATCGTAGTTGTAACAGCGCAACATCGTCAAATGTTAGATCAAGTATTATCCATTTTTAACATTAAACCAGACTATGACTTAAATGTGATGAAGGATCGCCAAACCTTAGCTCAAATCACAGCGAATGTTTTAATTGGCTTAGAAGATGTAATGAAAGAAGCAAAACCAGATATCGTGTTAGTTCATGGCGATACAACCACAACTTTTGCAGCAGGAATATCTGCCTTTTACAACCAAATTATGGTAGGGCATGTTGAAGCTGGATTAAGAACATGGAATAAGTATTCTCCCTTCCCAGAAGAAATGAACCGCCAAGTAACGGATGTCTTATCCGATTTATACTTTGCTCCAACAGTTGAAAGCGAAGAAAATTTAGTGAATGAAAATCATCCAAAAGATAAAATATTTATTACTGGAAATACGGCAATTGATGCCTTAAATGAGACGGTTAAAGAAGAATATCAACATGAAGTGTTAGCTAAAATTAAAGAAGACAATCGTTTAATTTTAATGACAATGCACAGAAGAGAAAATCAAGGTGAACCAATGGAACGCGTTTTCCATGCGATTCGTAAAGTCGTGGACAGTCATGCTGATGTGGAAGTAGTTTACCCAGTACATCTAAATCCAGTTGTACAAGAAGCCGCAAGTAGCATTTTAGGCAACCATGACCGGATTCATTTAATTGACCCATTAGATGTTATTGATTTTCATAACTTAGCAGCTAGAAGCTACATGATTATGAGTGATTCTGGTGGTGTTCAAGAGGAAGCTCCTTCATTAGGTGTTCCAGTATTAGTTTTACGCGATACAACCGAGCGTCCAGAAGGTGTTAAAGCTGGGACACTAAAATTAGTAGGAACTGAAACAAAAGATGTTTTAGCGGGTATGACTGAACTATTAGATGATCCAAAAGCACATCAACAAATGGCTGAAGCAAGTAATCCATATGGCGATGGAAAGGCCTCAGAACGTATTTTAGAAGCCATTGCGTATGAATTTGGTGTGAGTACCAATGCGCCTGCTCCATTTTGTGTAGAATAAATTTGCAAAAGGGACTTACTATTTAGTAAGTCTTCTTTTTTATTAAAAAATCTGTTATTTTTATGAGTGTTTAATTTTATGATGATATGAAACGGATTGCATAAATACGGAAAAATAGGATTGCGTTTAACCATTCACGGTTAAATTCAATCCTATTTTTTAATTCATATTTTCTAATTTATTATGGATTAGCTGAATGATTTTTTCTGCATCAGCCGGATTTTCTAAATCATGTTGATCAATATCAATCACAAGAGTCGCACTTTTATCGTATTGGTCGAACCAATCATCATAATGGCTGTGGAGTAAGGTATAGTAATCTAATAACCCCTCATTTCCATCAATTTGTTCGAAAGTTCGACCGCGTTTTTTGATTCGAGATAGGACGGTGTCTAAGGAACCTCTTAAATAAATTAATAAATCAGGAGCCTTTTTCGGTAATGAATCAAGTTCTTCCATCATATTGTCTAATAGATCAAGATAAGTATCCATTTCAGCATCACTCATATTTCCTTGCTGATGGTTAATTTTGGTAAATAAAGCATCTTCGTAAATAGAACGGTCAAGAACATTATGTTGCTGTTGCAAGGCCTGTTTAATGCTTCTGAAACGAGTATTTAAAAAATAAATTTGTAACGAAAATGCCCAACGCTTAGGATCCTCATAAAATTTTTCTAAAATACGATTGTCATCCACACTTTCATAAAATGCATCACTTTCAAGTGCTTCAGAGATTAATTTTGTATAGGTGCTTTTTCCAGCACCAATCATTCCTGCTAAAACAATCACAGCATTATTGTCTCCCTTCATTATTTCATACACTCCTATCAAAATACATGGATGTAAAAATTAGTCTATTATAAGTTGAAATTGATAAGGAGAAAATTCATAGTCGAATTTCCCCCTTAAAGTTTGATTATTTTGCAGTTAATTTTACAACGACTTCGCAACGAGCGGTTTGTGGAAACATATCAACGGATTGTAAGTAATCCACTTTATAGCTTCGTGATAATTTTTCTAAATCTCTTCCTAAAGTGGAAGGATTACAAGAAATATAAACCATTTTTTTAGGTTTTGCCTTGACGATTGCCTTGATTAGTTCAGGGTCAAGGCCAGTTCTTGGTGGATCAACTACAATAGCATCAGGTTTAAAGCCACGTTTTAACCAAAGCGGCAACAATGATTCTGCTTTTCCGACTTCGTAACGAACGTGGTCAAAGCCCATTTTGATTGCATTTTCTTTTGCGTCAGCAATGGCTTCTGGAATGGTGTCCATCCCACGGACTTCTTTGGCATCTTTTGCTAAGCTCAGACCAATAGTTCCAACACCACAATAAGCATCTACTAAAGTCTCATCTTTTTGTAAATCAAGTGCTTTTCTAGCTTCATCGTATAATACGTTTGTTTGAATAGGATTCAGTTGGAAAAATGCACGTGCAGACAAGTCGAATTCTAACGTGTCTAATTTTTCAGTTAAGCTTTCTTTTCCAGCAAGATGAATCGTTTCTTCACCCATAACTAAAGAAGTTTTTTCTTGATTGACGTTTTGCATGATTGAGACGATTTCTGGTAACTGAAGTTTAACTTGCTCTAAAAATTGTTTTTTCTTAGGCAATTTTTTACTATTTGTTACTAAAACTAACTGAACTTCACCTGTTTCAATCCCAACACGAGCCACAATGGTTTTAATGATTCCACTGTGTTTGACTTCATCATAAATTGGAATATCCAAGTCAGATAGAAGTTGTTTCACGACATTGACTGTTTTTGTTGTTTCAGGTCGTTGAACCAAACAATTGTCAATATTTACTAATTTATGAGATCCTTCACCATATAGACCGGCAATGACGTTGTCGTCTTCGTTTTTACGAACTTGGAATTGAGCTTTATTCCGATAACGCCAAGGATCATCCATTCCTATAGTAGGTCTGATATCAAATTCTTCAAAACCTGCAGGTTTAAATTTTTCAAGAGATTGTAAAACCATATCACGTTTAAAATCTAATTGTTTATTATAAGAGAGATGTTGTAATTGGCAACCACCGCATGCTTCGTATACTTCACAAGGAGGAGTCACACGATTTTTTGATGGTTTTCTGATTTTTTTAATAGTTGCTGTAGCAAAACGCGGCATGATTTCAGTGACTTCAGCCACGACTTCTTCTTCTGGTAAAGCGCCTTTTACAAACACGATGGTGCGTTTATAATAGCCAATCCCTTCGCCGTTAATTCCTAAACGTTTAATCGTAAGAGGAAATCGTTGACCAATTTCAATTGTATGTTCTGGATTCATAAATACCTTCCAATCTTATATTTTTTAACTGTACTCATTATAGCATGATTGGTCAAGTAAAACTTGCTTTATGAAACATCAAAACAATCTTTTTCAAAAGTATTTCTATGTTATACTAATGATAAACTAGCACAAAAGTAAAGGAGCTAACGTTGAAGAAGGGAACGAATCCAATGAATGAAAAAAAAAATCAAGAAACAACGCCAAAAATTCCTGTCATTACTAAAATAGAAGCGCAAAAACGTAGTGAACGCTATAACATTTATTTAGATGGAGAGTATGCTTTTCCAATAGATGAAGCCATTTTAGTGAAGTACGTGCTGCATAAAGGCATGGAAGTTACTAAAAGTTTTCAAAAAGAATTAGAAACGGAAGATGGCCTTCGCAAAGCTTATAATCGTGCTTTGAACTACTTAAATTACGGCTTGCGTTCGGAAAAAGAAGTGCGTGATGATTTAGTAAAACATGAATTTACTATTGAAACAGTAATGAGCGTCATTGAAAAATTAAAAGAACAAAAATATATTGATGATTTAGTTTATGGCGAAAGTTATACTAGAACAGGAGCCAATATTGGTGGCAAAGGTCCTATTGTCATTAAACAAGAATTAAAACGTAGAGGACTAGATGACGCAACGATTGTAAAGGCACTTGAACAATATCCTTTTGAGCAAATGGTCGAAAACGGTGTAGCAATTGGAGCAAAAGTTTTACGAAGAACAAGTGAACACTCATCCAGAGAAACACGCCATAAAGTGCAACAAACTTTAATGCAAAAAGGTTTTTCGAGTGAAGTTATTTCTATTGTTTTAGAAAATATTGATACAGTTAAAGATGATGAGGATGAATACGAAGCATTAAAAAAACAAGGTGAAAAACTCTGGCGTAAAAATGAACGCATCAAAGGGTTTAAAAAAATTCAAAAAGTAAAAACAAGTCTCTTTCAAAAAGGATTTGCAGGAGACTTAATTAATCAATTTATTGAAGAAAAGGAATTGGAAGAAGACGAATGACAAATGAGCTGAATAACTGGTCTGAAACTAAAATAAAAGATTTTCAAGCAATTTTTTTAAGTTGGTACGATTTAGAAAAAAGAACCTTACCTTGGCGTGAAAATAATGATCCTTATCGAATTTGGGTATCAGAGATTATGCTGCAACAAACGCGGGTAGATACGGTCATTCCGTATTATTTAAATTTCATGAATTTATTTCCAACAATTCAGGCATTAGCCGATGCCGATGAAGATGTTTTGCTAAAAGCATGGGAAGGCTTGGGCTATTATTCGAGAGTTCGAAATTTACAAAAGGCAGCAATTCAAATTGTAACGGAATTTAATGGTGAAATGCCAAAAGATCCAGCATTAATTGCGACTTTAAAAGGAATTGGACCTTATACCACGGGAGCTATTTCAAGCATGGCTTTTCAGTTGCCAATACCAGCAGTAGATGGAAATGTGATGCGAGTGGTTAGCCGTCTCTTTGAAATCAGTGAAGATATCGCAAAACCAGCATCAAGAAAAACTTTTGAAAGAATAATGACAGATATTATCGATCCCCATAAACCAGGGGATTTTAATCAAGCGATGATGGATTTAGGTTCTAGCACCTGTACGCCAACAACGCCAACTTGTCATCTTTGCCCAATCAATGAATTTTGTCAATCATTTGAAAAAGGAACGATGTTACAGTATCCCGTAAAAAGTAAAAAGAAAAAGGCAAAACCGGTCTACTATATAGGAGCGATTATCAAAAACAATCGTGGTGAATTCTTATTAGAAAAGCGTAGTGAAAAAGGGTTATTAGCCAATATGTGGACATTTCCTTTAGTAGAAGAAGAAATCATTGTAGAAGATACCCCGTTGCCATTAGGAGTATTGACAAGTAAGCAACCTGAGACGATTGAAAATCAGACTTTAGAAAATTTAACAAATGAAATCAAAGAAAACTATCAAGTAGAGCCAGTTTGGTTAAAGAAACCTTTTATTGAAGTGAAACACATCTTTAGCCATTTAAAATGGTTTGTCGCAGTTTACTTTGGTCAATTAACGGAAGACAACGAGGCTGAAGAAATTCCAAAAAATTGTAAATGGGTACATCCAAGCGAATTTGATCAATATACTTTTCCAGGTCCACAACAAAAGATGTGGCAAGCTTATTTAACGAAATTTAAAAGCTAAAAAGCATGAACTTCTGACTAGAAGTTCATGCTTTTTATCATTTTTTTTAAGAAATGGTCAAATAAACGATAAATGACTCAATAATCCTTATATACTAGTCTTTATAGACGGTATTTACTCGAATTAAGACTCCTGCTCCAAACAAAAACGTTCATAATTAAAAGGAGAAATGCTATAATTCATTATCAAGTTAAGTAAGCTTTTAGTTATTGAACAAAGAACTTTTAGTTTTTATAGTAAATTTAAACGAAAAGAGGAGATTGAAGATGTCAGGATTTGTCGATCAATTAATTCAAAGTGTTGTAGAAAAAAATGAAAAAAGAAATGTAGAACAAAAAGGTAGTTCAGCTCAAGAAACATTTTCAAAAGTATCTTAAGCTTGTTATTCAAAAAAACTGCAGTCTGACTAGTAAATAATGTCAAAACACAAACAATTTTTAATTTTAAATAATAAAAAGGAGAGAAAACCCCTATTTCTCTCCTTTTTGGTATGGATTAGTATATAATGTATAAGATAAGATAAAAAATAGCGTGCACTTGATTAATTTAGTTGGGGGTAAACAAATTAAATGAAACACTTTTTAGACAGATTGCAAACTCGAAAAATTCGTTTATTAAAGATCGCTAAAGATAATAAAGAACTAAACAATATTAGTGATTTAGCAAAAGAGCTAAACTGCTCAACACAAACGTTGACAACAACAGTTGAATCTTTAATAGAAGATTTAGAAGAATTAAGCATTCAGACGCTATCAATCAAAATAGACAATAAATTGTTTATTGCTGATTTTAGTAATGAGTTTTCATTAGATCGTTTGATTCATTTATATTTAAAGAAATCTTTTGAATATCAAGTAATTTTAGATTGTTTCTTTAACACCACAAAAAGTACATCGCAATACGCAAAAGACTATTATTTAAGCCAAGCTTCAACTTATCGCAAAATAAATAGTGTTAAAACAATCTTAGCTCAATTTAACTTAGAATTACAACAAGCTTCAAAAATTCAAATAATTGGTGAAGAAAAAATGATTCGATATTTCTTTTATTCTTTCTTTTGGGAAACAAGAACAAGCGTCACGTGGCCATTCCCCTATTCAAAAGATTTTATAGAAGAGTTGAGACAATTGCTTTATCCTGAGAACTATCTTAAGGACAATACCTTAATTAATGAAAACAAGCTTGATTTATGGTTTGCGATTACATTGATGAGGGTAAAGGAAAATGAGTTGATTGGATCGTTGCCAGAAATAAAAAAAATGTTACAAAAAAATCCCTCTTATTTAAAAAATAAAGCTGAAATTACAGAACGTTGTTTAGAAGTAAATAGGGATCTTACTCCCCAACAAATAGATGAAGAAGTTTATTTTTATTACGTAGTGATGATGTACAATATTTATTACGTTGAATATGATGATAAAATGATGCCTCTTTTAGAAGCAATTAATGAAAATAATGAGGTCTTTAAACTCGCTTCCGTTCAATTTATTGAGAGTCTGAATCATTTTTTATCAAAACCATTGAAGATAGATCAGTACAATATTTTATTAGCAAATTTAATTAGTATCCACATGTATGTTTTTTTATTTGAAGGACTGTTGTCCCCATTTGAAGAACCTTTAAAGACAAAACGTTTTGATCGGATTTACCCTTCTTTTTATAAGTTGGTAAAAAACACGTATCAAAATTTTATTGAGTTTGATTCTTTCTCAAAGTATTACTACAATAAAGAATTGCTGTTTCCTAGTTATATGCTGACGCTTTTTGTTTCAATTGATGTGAAAAACTATACAATACCAATCAGCGTCTATCTTTATTCTTCTCATAGTAAAATTTTAGAAACGATTTTAAAAAAAGAACTTTCTAAAATGACACAGTATCATTTGTTTTTTACAGACGAAGAGATGGATGAGACAGATTTAATTGTTTCTGATACGTTTAATATTCCATATAAGTTATCGGAAAATCGAATGTTAATTTGGGATCCAATTCCAAGTGATACAGATTGGAAAAATTTACGTGATAAATTAAGTGAAATAAAAAAAGAAAAAGAATTTCTTTTTTTAGATTAATAGGCTAGGAAATCCTTCTTTTATTAAAAAAATAAATGTAAATCGTTTTAATTTTTAACAACAAAACGATAAAAAACAGTTTCTTTTCGAAGTTAGAAACTGTTTTTTTACATAGATGAACGGAATAATTTAGATAAACGCTACCATATGTGATATAATATTGATGAGTTAAGAAGAAGTAAAACTGTTAATTATTAAATTATTTCTCTTTTTTATCGAGGAATCAGAAAGTTGGGTATGGGATGCGTGTTCCAAAAGAAGGAGAATTCATCACCATCCAAAGCTACAAACATGATGGCAGTTTACACCGCACATGGCGAGATACTATGGTTCTTAAGACGAGTGAACAATCGGTAATTGGTTGCAATGATCACACACTAGTAACTGAAGCAGATGGTAGAAGGTGGCTCACAAGAGAACCAGCAATTGTTTATTTTCATAAGCATTATTGGTTTAACATAATTGCAATGATTCGCGAAAACGGCATTTCGTATTATTGTAATTTAGCTTCACCCTATACAATGGATGAAGAAGCGTTAAAATATATTGATTATGATTTAGACATTAAGGTATTTCCTGACGGAGAAAAACGCCTATTGGATGTAGATGAATATGAAGCTCACCGTAAAAAGTGGCAATATCCAAACGATATCGATCATATTTTAAAGGAAAATGTTAAAGTTCTTGTAGAATGGATTAATGAAGAAAAAGGTCCATTTTCTAAAGAATACGTTGAACTTTGGTATGAACGCTATCAACAATTGTCACAAAAATGATGGGTTTTACAATTGGATGACAAGGATGATTCATAAAAAAGCACCGCTTTGACAGGGTGCTTTTTTTTTTTTAAACAATCATTATGGCAAATATGATATAATAAATTAGTATATAGAAAGGAGTTATGTCAAGATGGAGAAAAGAAATATCTTTTTTTTACTAGTTGGTGTTGTGGTGACAGTTGGGGTAATTATAACGGGTTCTCACTATGCTGAAACGAAAAAAGAGGCAATGATTAATCAAGGAAAAACTGAAATTGTAAAAAAAGAAGTATCTGACAAAAAACAAGAAGAAAAAGAAATTAATGAATTTGAAAACAATCGAGGAAGTTTATCAACGGTAGATTATTTAAAATTTGTGGCTACTAAAAAACAAAAAGCGACTGTTTCATTTTTTGGAGGAAAAGAACAGCAACCCGAATTCATTAACCCTTTGCAAAACTGGATGGGTGAAAAATTGAAGGTAGCAGACTTGGCGATTCAATCTGTCTCTATTCCAAACCCAAGTACATACCAATTAATGACTCAAAATTCAGTGGCTACGCTAGCAAGTAATGCACCGGATGTTGTTTTTTTCCAAGTACCTGTAGTGGGAGATCAAGAAATTGATATTAGTTTAACCAATTCAAAACAATACCTTCTTCAACTTATGGAGGACATCCGGGCTCAGTTACCTGAAGCATTGGTGATTCTAGTGACGCCTCCACCAAGTACTGCCTTAAAAGAAGTGTATAATTCTAGATCAATCAACTATGTCAGTTATTTGGAAAATTTAAAAGAAATTGAAGCAGAGCAATCGTTTCTTTATTTTGATCTTCATGATCAGTATCTCGCTGATTTAGAAGAAAAAGCTCAACCTTTAGAAAGTACCTTAGAAGCAGATGGAATCACATTGAACAGTGTAGGAAATGCTCTCTATATAGAATTATTTGAAAAAGCTTTGACTCAACCTATCGATACAACAAGTGGAATTAAATAAAAAAACAATGAGCAAATTTTGCTCATTGTTTTTTTATTGCTCTACATTTTCGATATTTGAAATATCTGAAGAGGGGTTCCAATGATTTCCTTTGTAACTCGTGACAAGAGCATTTAGATGTTCTAAATACTCTTCATAATTTAAAATGCTCGACATAATATGAATCACTGAGTTGCTTTGTAGATAATCATCTTTAATGTTTTCTTCCGTACTTGCTTCATCAAAGAAAGATTGCATAAATTCTTTACGTAACGAGCGATTGTTTGCGATAAAGTTTACACTGCCAGCAGGCACCCGACCATTGAATTTTAAAAGAATTTGCTCATGAGCACTTAAGAGAGTCTCTAATCGCTCACGAATTAAAATCCGCAATTCAGGAGGGAAATTATTAAAGGCATTTTCATTATTATGAATGGTTTTCAATAAATTGTAAGCGGCCTTAGTAGTTGAAATCATTTGACGATAAACCACAACTTTTCTTAAATTTTGAAACCGAGTCTTTCTAAAATAAACATCTTCTTCGCTAAACAAAGAATAATAAAAATCCATTTTTTCCATTTGTTTTTTAACCCATTTTAAATCTTTTTTCAAAAATGGATATTCAGTATTTTTACGAACACTAGCCCGAATCCATTTTAAAATCTCAGTTGTGGCATAGTCGACTACATGGTAAAGCTTTTCTTCATAACGTGGTGGGAAAAAGAGTGTATTGACAATAAATGCGGTTAGAATCCCAATCATAGTAGAAGAAAAACGCAATAAAGCGTAAAGCATAAAGCTATCTTCTGAAGTCATCATAACAACGATTAAAGTTACTGTTGCCAGTCCAATTACACTATCTAGTCGAAAGCGGTTAAGAATAGCAATCAGAATAATT carries:
- the wecB gene encoding non-hydrolyzing UDP-N-acetylglucosamine 2-epimerase, with translation MKKIKVMTIFGTRPEAIKMAPLVLELERQSDRFESIVVVTAQHRQMLDQVLSIFNIKPDYDLNVMKDRQTLAQITANVLIGLEDVMKEAKPDIVLVHGDTTTTFAAGISAFYNQIMVGHVEAGLRTWNKYSPFPEEMNRQVTDVLSDLYFAPTVESEENLVNENHPKDKIFITGNTAIDALNETVKEEYQHEVLAKIKEDNRLILMTMHRRENQGEPMERVFHAIRKVVDSHADVEVVYPVHLNPVVQEAASSILGNHDRIHLIDPLDVIDFHNLAARSYMIMSDSGGVQEEAPSLGVPVLVLRDTTERPEGVKAGTLKLVGTETKDVLAGMTELLDDPKAHQQMAEASNPYGDGKASERILEAIAYEFGVSTNAPAPFCVE
- a CDS encoding deoxynucleoside kinase encodes the protein MKGDNNAVIVLAGMIGAGKSTYTKLISEALESDAFYESVDDNRILEKFYEDPKRWAFSLQIYFLNTRFRSIKQALQQQHNVLDRSIYEDALFTKINHQQGNMSDAEMDTYLDLLDNMMEELDSLPKKAPDLLIYLRGSLDTVLSRIKKRGRTFEQIDGNEGLLDYYTLLHSHYDDWFDQYDKSATLVIDIDQHDLENPADAEKIIQLIHNKLENMN
- the rlmD gene encoding 23S rRNA (uracil(1939)-C(5))-methyltransferase RlmD, which translates into the protein MNPEHTIEIGQRFPLTIKRLGINGEGIGYYKRTIVFVKGALPEEEVVAEVTEIMPRFATATIKKIRKPSKNRVTPPCEVYEACGGCQLQHLSYNKQLDFKRDMVLQSLEKFKPAGFEEFDIRPTIGMDDPWRYRNKAQFQVRKNEDDNVIAGLYGEGSHKLVNIDNCLVQRPETTKTVNVVKQLLSDLDIPIYDEVKHSGIIKTIVARVGIETGEVQLVLVTNSKKLPKKKQFLEQVKLQLPEIVSIMQNVNQEKTSLVMGEETIHLAGKESLTEKLDTLEFDLSARAFFQLNPIQTNVLYDEARKALDLQKDETLVDAYCGVGTIGLSLAKDAKEVRGMDTIPEAIADAKENAIKMGFDHVRYEVGKAESLLPLWLKRGFKPDAIVVDPPRTGLDPELIKAIVKAKPKKMVYISCNPSTLGRDLEKLSRSYKVDYLQSVDMFPQTARCEVVVKLTAK
- the recX gene encoding recombination regulator RecX: MNEKKNQETTPKIPVITKIEAQKRSERYNIYLDGEYAFPIDEAILVKYVLHKGMEVTKSFQKELETEDGLRKAYNRALNYLNYGLRSEKEVRDDLVKHEFTIETVMSVIEKLKEQKYIDDLVYGESYTRTGANIGGKGPIVIKQELKRRGLDDATIVKALEQYPFEQMVENGVAIGAKVLRRTSEHSSRETRHKVQQTLMQKGFSSEVISIVLENIDTVKDDEDEYEALKKQGEKLWRKNERIKGFKKIQKVKTSLFQKGFAGDLINQFIEEKELEEDE
- the mutY gene encoding A/G-specific adenine glycosylase; amino-acid sequence: MTNELNNWSETKIKDFQAIFLSWYDLEKRTLPWRENNDPYRIWVSEIMLQQTRVDTVIPYYLNFMNLFPTIQALADADEDVLLKAWEGLGYYSRVRNLQKAAIQIVTEFNGEMPKDPALIATLKGIGPYTTGAISSMAFQLPIPAVDGNVMRVVSRLFEISEDIAKPASRKTFERIMTDIIDPHKPGDFNQAMMDLGSSTCTPTTPTCHLCPINEFCQSFEKGTMLQYPVKSKKKKAKPVYYIGAIIKNNRGEFLLEKRSEKGLLANMWTFPLVEEEIIVEDTPLPLGVLTSKQPETIENQTLENLTNEIKENYQVEPVWLKKPFIEVKHIFSHLKWFVAVYFGQLTEDNEAEEIPKNCKWVHPSEFDQYTFPGPQQKMWQAYLTKFKS
- a CDS encoding helix-turn-helix domain-containing protein; this encodes MKHFLDRLQTRKIRLLKIAKDNKELNNISDLAKELNCSTQTLTTTVESLIEDLEELSIQTLSIKIDNKLFIADFSNEFSLDRLIHLYLKKSFEYQVILDCFFNTTKSTSQYAKDYYLSQASTYRKINSVKTILAQFNLELQQASKIQIIGEEKMIRYFFYSFFWETRTSVTWPFPYSKDFIEELRQLLYPENYLKDNTLINENKLDLWFAITLMRVKENELIGSLPEIKKMLQKNPSYLKNKAEITERCLEVNRDLTPQQIDEEVYFYYVVMMYNIYYVEYDDKMMPLLEAINENNEVFKLASVQFIESLNHFLSKPLKIDQYNILLANLISIHMYVFLFEGLLSPFEEPLKTKRFDRIYPSFYKLVKNTYQNFIEFDSFSKYYYNKELLFPSYMLTLFVSIDVKNYTIPISVYLYSSHSKILETILKKELSKMTQYHLFFTDEEMDETDLIVSDTFNIPYKLSENRMLIWDPIPSDTDWKNLRDKLSEIKKEKEFLFLD
- a CDS encoding DUF402 domain-containing protein is translated as MRVPKEGEFITIQSYKHDGSLHRTWRDTMVLKTSEQSVIGCNDHTLVTEADGRRWLTREPAIVYFHKHYWFNIIAMIRENGISYYCNLASPYTMDEEALKYIDYDLDIKVFPDGEKRLLDVDEYEAHRKKWQYPNDIDHILKENVKVLVEWINEEKGPFSKEYVELWYERYQQLSQK
- a CDS encoding SGNH/GDSL hydrolase family protein, with translation MEKRNIFFLLVGVVVTVGVIITGSHYAETKKEAMINQGKTEIVKKEVSDKKQEEKEINEFENNRGSLSTVDYLKFVATKKQKATVSFFGGKEQQPEFINPLQNWMGEKLKVADLAIQSVSIPNPSTYQLMTQNSVATLASNAPDVVFFQVPVVGDQEIDISLTNSKQYLLQLMEDIRAQLPEALVILVTPPPSTALKEVYNSRSINYVSYLENLKEIEAEQSFLYFDLHDQYLADLEEKAQPLESTLEADGITLNSVGNALYIELFEKALTQPIDTTSGIK
- a CDS encoding FUSC family protein, coding for MKLGARTLKTGLAIAIALYLTHLAGITYVTFAAISAVFAMQPSVKRSLKTLKDQTIGNLLGAGIAIGAFLTVGNNFVVIGIAAIILIAILNRFRLDSVIGLATVTLIVVMMTSEDSFMLYALLRFSSTMIGILTAFIVNTLFFPPRYEEKLYHVVDYATTEILKWIRASVRKNTEYPFLKKDLKWVKKQMEKMDFYYSLFSEEDVYFRKTRFQNLRKVVVYRQMISTTKAAYNLLKTIHNNENAFNNFPPELRILIRERLETLLSAHEQILLKFNGRVPAGSVNFIANNRSLRKEFMQSFFDEASTEENIKDDYLQSNSVIHIMSSILNYEEYLEHLNALVTSYKGNHWNPSSDISNIENVEQ